The genomic region agaacctaatccgccaaatccgcctcgtcctccttgaccgccagcggctgcagcggcactggctgctccagctccacctgcacctcctaaaccggctccatatcctcgtcccgccccatagcctcctaatccagaaccgccatctccaccagctgcagcagcagcggctgcggctcccgatcctccttgaccggcaccacctgctccttcagaacctaatccgccaaatccgcctcgtcctccttgaccgccagcggctgctgcggcactggctgctccagctccacctgcacctcctaaaccggctccatatcctcgtcccgccccatagcctcctaatccagaaccgccatctccaccggctgcagctgcagcagctgcggctcctgctcctccttgatcggcaccacctgctccttgagaacctaatccgcgaaatccgcctcgtcctccttgaccgccagcggctgcagcggcactggctgctccagctccacctgcacctcctaaaccggctccaaaACCTAGTCCACCCCCAAAACCTCCTCGTCCTGCACCGCCATCCCCACCGGCTACAGCTGCAGCAGCCGCGGCACtagatcctccttgaccggcaccacctgctccttgagaacctaatccgccaaatccgcctcgtcctccttgaccgccagcggttgcagcggcactggctgctccagctcctcCTGCACCTCCTAATCCGGCTCTAAATCCTTGCCCAGCACCGCCAGATCCACTAGCGGCAGCTGCGGCTGATGCGCTAGCCGATGCTGATGACGAGGATATGCTATTTGCCTGAGCGAACATAGAAATTAAGCctcttatttcatttatgaactgGTTGTTAACTTCACCAGTCGTCTGAAGGAATGCAGATGCTAATGCGTCGGCTATAGCATTAGTTTTTATTTGAGCGCTCTGTCCTCCTCCTTCTGCTATGGCTATGTCTGCCACTGCTGATGCGAAGGCCATGTTCATTGCCTGCAGTTTGTTTTGGGAAGTCTTTCCGCTTCTTTCCATTTTATCTACACCCATTTTTATAGATGAGGCAATCGTATCTATATCATCCATCTGTTCATTTGTAAATGCTCCTGATTGTCCTAAAGCAGCAGAAAAGTAAGTCATGAAGCTTTCGGCCATGCTTGCGCTTTGCCATGGTGACTGACCGAGAGCGTATATGCTCTGAGACCAGATCACTACGAGTAACGATAGTGAAAATCGAACTGTCCAAATCATTTTGTTTGTGGTTCTTTTCCACCGAATGATTTTTCAGTGTTTCTTGTCATCTTTTATACTTCCGATTTCGTGATGAAATCCAGTGGAATTTTGTGATTCGTCAGTTGAGTCAACATTTCTGTTCCAGTCTCTATCTCTGACGCTTATTTGTGTATGAAAATGATTTGCGTCACCTGAACTGCGTAGATAGTTTTCTTTTTGGGTTTATCTTGCATGCAACTATGTCATTGCTGAAAGAGAGTgcattttttagttttgaatactAATGAATTTTCGTTATTATATCCTATCTCGGTATACTTGatactgtattttattaatttcataattatctgaaatattttttcgaatgtAATAAGAATCATAAACCTAATCACTGATGGATTTTAGGAATATGAAATTagagctataaaataaaatagaattaactaCCTTTATATATTCTACTTCTAAACTCTACATAAAACCTAAATAGATTTTCATTAGTTATATATTCTTctgcaaaatttgattttgatgaaactttttgGAACTTATTGAAATGCTGTTTGTgcatcatttattacaaatttgatttgtttcttttaaatcattttttgtgtgcatgttatattcaaaatatatttaacaagaaatatttcGTATATGTCAGCTGATTTTGATGTTTCACAATTTTAGGCACTGTAATAAATAGACCGTTAATCGTTATAGATAATTGCGTTTTGTCTCAAAATAAAGAAGTAGATGATTGATAgccatttttttgtcatttagtcatatttttgatttattataggATATAAGTTTAgaaatcgtaaaatatttttggcgtatacgaaaGTAAAAgaatacttcttaattttttattttctgtagtaTGCGTACaactaatgaataattttagttattcataaaaatttatataatgtaattcTTTATCGCTTCTTTATGTTGCTTTTTCCATACGTTCCTTTGTAATTGCTGTTTCTTGTCTATAATAATCTACGTATGAATTAGCtgggaattaaaattaataatatttaaatttaattatgttaatgttttaaacatGATTGTCTATCATTTCGGACATctttataatatgatattattttttaactaggtaaaaactatacatttttattttatttttttactttcccgtTTCGGATGtttacagaaaatatcaaaatcctCAAAAAATGCGAACTTGAGATTTTCATGAATCTTTCTCTACGTTTACAACTTCTTGAGTTCAAAAgacgcatttttagaaaatgtttgtctgtctatctgtgtgTGATAACGATAACTGAAACCCCCCCTTTactttgatgaaatttggtacatggtctttacaccaaatttgcttATTTCCATCACATTTTTCGCAACATCGATTAATAGAACGTGTGTCtgcccgactgttcgaatataaattatcacgataactaaaaacgaagagagctagataggtaaaatttggtatttatatttaacatctatattttaGAAACCTTTCAAATATTGGGTAAATCCAACAAGTGATTAAGCACGAGTCAGTCTGTACTTGCAGAAGAAGTCAGTCGATAACTGAaaaccgcaatgacttaaatatattaattttagtatgGAATCGAGTGATTGAAACTGTagtttttttgccaaattttcgtttcaataagTTGGgggaaaatacaaatttacaatacaatttacaataaaatacaaatttacgtttattacagagtatgtgaGATAGTTTAATAGATAGATTAAAGGAAGAAGACTTTctgcccattgctgaaaatttcaatatgctTTTGCGCCTCTGCATCACTGAAAACGCCGGTCACtatgaaaccaattaaatttatttatcagtaaatgtttaatcttattattatttgttatattttgttaacttacttatttttaatcaagttatattaaaatttgtttgtccgGGTTTTTCTGCCGCACCCTTGTCTTAAATACtacagaaatattgaattaacaATGCAGATATTTCAAGAGATCAATCACAGTTCGTTTTTTTTTGCACctatctttctagaaaatatcatgtttcatgtttattttatttcttacagacATATGCTGAAAATTACAGCTTTCTAGATTTCATTTACAGtataaattaacataatcttttaatttgcgCTTTCTCAACATGATAGTAATAGGTtgataaatgttcattttttgcAAACACATGTAACATGTTCgagctaattaaattttatactttatgtgaaatataaattctcggaaaatatgcttaaaatatttttataatattatttaaaaatagaaattttacttataGATTAtagattaatatcattaaaaggatatattttttaaaattttaaatgatataaaaatcatttttgtactgcaatagtttcggaagttatcgcggaaGAGGGGCCTAAATTTcgcttcaattttaattaaaattcttcttaaaattaaaaaaaaaatcactccgaggtATATATTTCCTTTctccaaagaaaatatttgtcagatTTAATACCTCAAAGTCAAACGATCTGACCTGATGAAAgtcaacacacacgcacacacatacgcAGATGAACGCACACACACTTATCTTTATTATCAGtagatattttatgaatgttttttaaaactcagataggatttacttttaatttagtgAAAACTATGGGGcatctttaaaatctaaaaataatgtcATTAGACCGAAGAGAggtttgttttacattttatacatatatataaaatgcatataatatatataaaaggcacttttggcaaatatatatatatatatgcaactaATCTgctttaagttaattaaaattgtatcatgtatttactcataaaaaaattttataccaattttaaaatttaaaaataatataattaaactaataagCGTTTATATTACactttatattagatatttaaatttgtttaagcaaatttattgataaataatttatttcatatttttacgaaTTACAGATATTTCTGCGCAAAAAAATTACGACTATATTTTAACAAGATGAAATTAAACAGCAAAAATTGAATTAGATAATTCATCAAATTGAGGTAGATAATTCATTAATCTTAATACAAATGGTAttctttcgattaaatttttcCATCTTTAACAGTCACGAGTCATTCATTTGTAGTTAGTATAAATAATGGCGCCATCTAGTaactaaatatgaatttaaattcttataattactaaaaaatggcGCTTAAACAAGATTTTACtgcataattttaatgtttatgctTATTTAACAAAgcatatttgaagttttttttaaaaaaattgttaacttaCATTAGAATCTTAcgaaaatgaaacattgtaattttGATGTGTAAGAAgcaaaaataggaataaaaaaaaataaatgaaacttgaacGCTTAgtaattagaagtttaaaatattatatttaaaaaattcttactaaGTTTTTATTTCGTGAATACAattaaaagttcagaaaaaagGCACTTTTGGCttatttaaaaataccgaattattttatagcaattttaaaattaaagaattatatcattaaacaaatgaaagtttatattatattttacagatatttaattCGTTTTCAGTTTAGTaagcaaatttatgaatttaaataatttatttcacatttttaacgaGTTTCAAATGTtcctacatataaaaaaaacaagttttattttaatatagtgGAAATAAACAGCAAAAATTAGTTCAGTTGGAGtagataattcattaattttaatgcgaATGATATTCTGTCgattaattttttctctctagCAGTCATGAGTCATTCAGTTGCAATTAGTATAaattgtggcgccatctagtaaCTAAATATCAGTTATAAgttttaatgcttattattaCTAAGAGATGGCGCCCCTAAACCGTATTTTTCATATCAGCTAGCTTTGCAAACGCAATAGtaataattgtttcaatttctttctttctttctttcttttttctttttcctgttcATTTGGTGTTTATTGAGAGACAAGGAAGTAAAAGGAAATTTGTGTATATTTCTGGAATTATTGACTTGATTTCTTTCATTGTATGAGTTTTCCGTAcgaaactatattaaaaaaattgaggagATTACTTCAACGATAGTACGCGCTCATTGAAAtgacgtttttaaaattttagtaagttatttagtcaaaattttaacattttcccatAATAACTTAGAAGCAAGTTTTtacacaaaaatcattttcaaaacatgtgcctttaaatttctatttatacatACATAAATGCATACAACACTCAACATACACAGACACatgtgtgtatattatatatatactcaaatgttgcgagttttatttcaatataatccccccccccaattaaattttttaaaattatttttaagcatattttgaaataatgccttttattttttaattactgtatttatacatatatgctttaatatgaagaaaaaaattctcctGTGCTGATTGTCACTGCcttataataaatagatttttaaaataaaataaaaagatatgaaaatatccTCTGattgtttttagttaaaattaatttcaattatttctatttcaatttatgtATATCAGATCAAATTTATCGGAAATGAAAATGTGCTTACTTTATTTCATGCTCTGTTttagatttcgtttaaaaaaaagtttggcaagtggatttctttaaaaaattctttaaaaaaagtttggcaAGTGGAGTAAGATTCGGCTgcttaattactatttttttacttttatgcatGAATAAagacttataataaaaattaagctgtatTTTTGTTGACAGAACACTTCGAATTATGTGACTGAGAAAAGTTGATTACACACAGTTTTTGCTTGTTCGACTTAAATCATTGCTGTTGGAAAATCTTCAACAATTAGTTAGTGGATAGAGTTGATGTTGCCGCCATCTAATATTTTTGCTTATCTCCTGACGAAAATGGTGTTTGTAAAAGTGGCATGAATCAACCTTTGGCATTTATAGTTATATCTATCTAATCCTATTTATGGGTGTTGAGTTCTTCGGGATGGATAATAAGTGATACGCAAAATACGGcaccttttttttattcagtatggGATTTCATTTAATTGACTATTAAACActaaaatgagcaaaaaaaataaaaaaataaaataaaaaataaaacatttcctgaccaaaatacatttttatgtgcaattaaaaagcattataaatagaactattaagtaaaattaatattttatgaattgaaagcggataagtatattttaaattaaaggttCTGAATCCggcatttcagatttaaataccTTCGAAACGTTCCAAGGgtcttctataaaatttataatagcgAATTGCGgttaaagattgaaataaaactgaacctgaattttatgttttgtcTTCTTCCTcgaaatatgtttcaaatttagcTCAGAAAAACgcaaaattcttaagaaattcaTTGCCCATGCATGCaaagattctaaaaaattaacttttaaatataattataaaataacactcAGTTTTGTACCTAGTgtatttttgtatgataattaaaaaaaagaaaaaaagtaaaaaattacttggctcagattattttttaaaaagagaattaatttttatatttttaaaaaagaattcattttgttttaaatatttttaaaagttattttacataTTCGTGTCCTAAGATATATGTTTGTGCTTTTATTTGagattatatgattatttaatcACGATTCATGCTTTTAATTCGATTCCAAGGCGACTGAATTACATCAGCATACTTTTTGGTTGACGCGACGTCTCCGTCTGTTTAGTTTACATGCATGTTCATGCATACGCATAAGCAAGTCTgcatttctgaattttgattCGTATCAGTAAACATGTCACCGCctatccatttcaaaattttcatctgGAACACCTGCGGATGATTCATTATGTAAAGCATGATTTTTAggactttgaaattttaaaaaagaagtcgagaaaattaggaaaaaaaggactgattaaaagtttaatatttctttgaaatctacaatttttagaAAGATGTTGATTAATATGTAACAAATGTTAGCTCAAAAGTATTAATCTAACAAAGTACAAATCTTTCTTGCTAAGGAATCTATCAATGTTCCAGAATTTAGTAATCTATAAAAAAACCAGGCATATGCTTGTCTTatatacattatgaaataaaaataattcagcatCATTGACttgtttatgaatataaataaaaatcatattgctttaattaaattatttgaaaaaattactaaagcATTGCTAGTTTATGCAGTGTCACAAAAATTTCGAATATCGAATTCTAAtacaaaaacacaatttaaaatacGTGTTTAAGGacttcaaatatatattgttgtggaatgaagatcattatgatccgtgcattAGAAGCtagaggacgtatgttttcgggaacatttctttaatgctcACATTTCACATATCTGTGCGTTTAGACATTAACGCACGCAGACCTTAaaagaacagcatctcatctcattcTAATAACAATCACAATGCACTATGGAATGCTTACATAATCGggtatcgccatctagtatccgaAAGAGAAGACAAAGTAATGCAATTGCtacaatatataaattcttgcttttattttcccCATGAAAAGTGTCGGTAGAAACCAAATTAACATTAACAGAGGGGCGCTAATGATATACGAGATTAAGCAGTGTAAGAAGgttaatatttcgagaaaaaaaCACGGGACcgataaaaaattctttacattgaCTTTCAATAACTTTGtcagttaaaaaaatagcaaaacaataAAACTGATGTCGCACagaacttagttttttttttaaatttaattttagcttggcgtaaaaaaaaaaaaaaagtgtgcagAGATTTGATCAGAAATTATGgcgaaaatacataattttatatatatatttccctcCCTCCCCATCTAAGTCTTTCGAGATTTGTAGAAACTATTTAATAAGTAGTTAAACTTCCCAAGCGCTAAGgaacatttattctaaattttgtgtGAATTCGCGTAGGAGAGTGGAATAGCGtaaggtttaaagaattaaacattcAGTTTTGCATATACaaattacgttataaaaatatgatttaatataatcggtgatttttttttcttaaaaataaaacgcTTCGAAACGCCGgttgtttaatttttgtagatcatccattttttaaaatatattaactaatgaaaactaagaaaaataatttgattaaaatcataaGCGTGcttatattttcagtaaatattgtatgaatgtttcattttcagtCAAATTCCATAGGCAAATTGAATATCCTCAAATGAAAGCACTATAAAAGAGAAAGTcgtcaattttctttatttcatatttcttttattttcagattaaatacTTTCTTAggctagaaaattttaaaatactacagATAAGGTTAATAGTTATTATACGCATATATGTGCATGCTAGATAGTTTTCTTACGTTCTATTTCATAATCGTTATTTAAGGCGCATTTTGGTACGCATTTATTCTCAACCTCAAAAGTAACAGCTCAGAACAATCCTCAGAGCTTTAAAGAATACGAGTACAAACACATCAATTACACTCTCCACCGGTAACAtacattcccttctcattatctcacagctttaTATCTGGGAGAGAAAAATCGGTTACCGAAAAAACACGAATCCGACGTTTTGAAAGGAGAATTATTTGCAAGCAAATCACGGGCTTAATGCTggaggggggaggggggggggggtaaaatagcatttaaagtatTAGATTTTACAAGTAAAACAGTATTAAGTGTggtaaaatattatgaatctaTATACTTTAACAAAGTTTAAGGGAATTGCTGATTTACGAGTAAAATTACAGAATGTTTTATTAACAGTGATTTGCAAGCGAGATTAAAATCATGAAAGATTCCAAGAATAAAGTTccgaaatttacttaattttccgAACTATACTTAATTTCAAGCACATGGTAGTTGCAGATAGATCATATTATCCCAAAAACActtattaatgcaaattaaatcttATTACCCCTTATCCTTTCTTAAGAATGCAAAAATCCGTAATTCCTTTCAACTTAAGAATGCAAATTAAATCTAGCAATCTCTAAAGTTAAGGACCTCCTATTTTGCTTTCGACTATACGACTCTTCCTGTAACTTTATATACtgcattttgcaataaatatacttcacaaatcaattttacatagaaatttaTTGTAAGTCTGACTTGAGTAATTTCCAGGTGATATTTAACTTATACCGGCGAAAAATGCTTAAGCATTCTGAATTTTATCGAAATTCGTTGATTAAAAGAAAGTTAGGAACTAATTTCTAATTATTCCAATTTCCcggttttattttgaaaaactcctGAATCgaggtagaaaaaaattaaagtggtgcaaatttaaaaattttttctcgagATGTCTTTAATACAAGCAAATTTGTTGAGCGATTTAATTTCAGACGTCacaaataatgaaactaaaaaactAAATACAACGTTTACTAAAAAACTAAATACAacgatattttgaattataatactttatttacaaGTTAATTGTACAGATATTGAAACATAGTTTAAAGGTCATAGAATTTGGAACTgtactatatacatatataatttgaaacacaTATTCTATACAGGTAATAAAgtattatcaaaatatctttacatttcatttaaagaaagaatcgGACAGTGTAATTGAAGTAAAACTTTTTCCTAAAGATGTAGCAAGataatcatttaaagaaatcCAATCGACAACATATTTGAGTATTTAGCAATACATTTCAAAACAACGGActaataagattttcaaaacagactagttcaaatgatttttacttaCGACTTTTGACACAGAAACGTTACGTAAAAgccatttacaaatttaatataactgaGAAAAGAATTCTCTCATGAagagtttcaaacattttttgacGTACTACGATGTCAACACTTACACATAATCAAGTAAAAAAGCATTGAGGTTAATTTTATTACGCTTGAGCTATTCTACAAGCTCGCTCATTTCTAGATATCAATAAATCACAACATTTAAATCACAGGCtactatacaaaaatatatagtcAGTCAATAATGGACTTTACAAGAATAAAGGCATGATATATCAAGCATAAATATATCACTCTTTCAAATTATATCAAATCACtgctttttcttctaaataaatgcGTTAATTTAACCTCACACatctatacatttatatttataggtAGATTATTGAATGTCAAAAGATAAGCGCCCAATAAATTGGCTCCAGAATGCATGTTGTAAAGaggaaaattaacaaaaaacatCAACTGTATCATTAAGTACATTTCATTAGTAAATGAATACATAATTGATTATATAAGAGTCGAAACAATCTGAACGTGAATCAacaccaaagaaaattttaaaaactttagttagtaataaaaaaatactagtaaacatttcatttcttaattaacGTTTAGtacttaattacttaatatattaaa from Argiope bruennichi unplaced genomic scaffold, qqArgBrue1.1 scaffold_33, whole genome shotgun sequence harbors:
- the LOC129961541 gene encoding spidroin-1-like, coding for MIWTVRFSLSLLVVIWSQSIYALGQSPWQSASMAESFMTYFSAALGQSGAFTNEQMDDIDTIASSIKMGVDKMERSGKTSQNKLQAMNMAFASAVADIAIAEGGGQSAQIKTNAIADALASAFLQTTGEVNNQFINEIRGLISMFAQANSISSSSASASASAAAAASGSGGAGQGFRAGLGGAGGAGAASAAATAGGQGGRGGFGGLGSQGAGGAGQGGSSAAAAAAVAGGDGGAGRGGFGGGLGFGAGLGGAGGAGAASAAAAAGGQGGRGGFRGLGSQGAGGADQGGAGAAAAAAAAGGDGGSGLGGYGAGRGYGAGLGGAGGAGAASAAAAAGGQGGRGGFGGLGSEGAGGAGQGGSGAAAAAAAAGGDGGSGLGGYGAGRGYGAGLGGAGGAGAASAAAAAGGQGGRGGFGGLG